The genomic region taagctcaagaacaagctaataaggtgaactagtttgtgccctttttaccacaaaatcaatgtaaggaaattgtttttccttatactttctttttatgttttcatattagcatgcatgttacatagatcacctaaatgacaaattatgagataatttaatttttattagagagtctaatatggatctatgatctttcaaggagtacctagaccaaaacaatatttataatcttcacaaacaactctactattagtaaagagacaagtaaaggtcggatcccaagggatgggtattgatgtaggattttcgattgcaagtagtggtgtctaagggtgtcacaatttgggttgagataagaagatcactaaactaaataacaataaaagtaaacaagcaagatgatttaaaagaggtgtaaacaattgattaaaagcactagggtgtcatgggttcataggggattcatgggaattgatcatacaaacatattcttaaattataagcaagcaattattgttgtgataggatcgagttggtttatatcttacaatcctaggaaggtttgggtcccggagccgaatcgattagattgtacaacacctacaagtcgacttaatcctccctactcaactatatgcatggtctaatgagacttgagttggtttatgtcttacaagtctcattgaaaaggtaagtgaagggtaaaaaatgcaaggattcataggctcgcatttcatcaaacataacatgtgcataagttgagatcacaacaagcaagcaaataaattatgtgaacatattagattaagcatgaatcattccccatgttggtttcccctaattccccattaaccctagttaaggaaactactcactcattatcaagtttaacatgttaacaaggttgtcaatcatatcaacaaagaaaaacatgatgaataagtaaagatgattaacaataattaaaaagggattaagagaattatacttaatgatgattccaaaataataaacaaagaataatagaagtacttgatgaatgattggaaggttgtcaatcctccaaataaacccaaataatcttcaattacccaaaataaaggatgaacaatagagaaattaaggaaatgagatttgtattaatacttgattaaaagtagattacaagattaaagagagattagaataatatagactacactaaagattgataagaagaacatgataatctaattagtataatggggtatttataatggggactaggtgcacaaattagggttactaagggcttaaatgacgattaagtccttaagaaaagttgaggaaatgctcctctcgaagaaagatgcgagtctcctttttgctagtctttcgaaaatatgcgcatcccgagtagaacatGAAGAAGCCGGGTTGTACTGGAAAACAATCtgagcgtccaaaaggtcgggacgagcggattgtgcaaGCGGTGGACGAGCGGCCGggcaggtgggacgctcggattgtggagctcttggacgagcggccaggcaggtgggacgctcggattgtgactcttggacgagcggattccagtccagtgagctttttcttttttccttcttccaacaatcctccgggatcttgttggagatgcaaggatcttcttcatcattgcccatctactacattatttacaaaggccttctagtcttgtcttcactttgatgcttggtcattagattcgaccaatttagctctattttgccatgaaaatgcaaggtatgCACTCCTCTCTTACCAAGGgaataaaacctcaaagaatatgcaaaacaaaggactaaagatagtaaatgacccaaatatgcactaaaaagaataggaacgaggctaattcggggactaaatatgctcaaatattggtcacatcactAGCTTTACAGGAAGGCGGGCATATAAATCTCGAAGGACGGCCGCGAAAAGGGAGCAGCCAACAGAGGAAACAAATGGAGTGAAAAAAAAAGCCGTGCTTCCAAAAAAAAGTAGGCAGCTCACGCTATTTAACCTGGCCATTTATAAATTGGTTACCAACATACGCAAAATAAATATTAACAAATTTTCATTATACAGAGGTGCCTGATGCTGTTGGTGGAAAGCCTGTGCCATTAGAAGCTTCGTTATTAAAGGCACCAACTTACTGTGCAGATTGTGGGGCTAAGAAATTTGAATATGAGGCAAAAGGACTATGTTGCTCTAGCGGAGAGATTAAATTGGCTGTTAATGAATATCCAGAAGAGCTTGTGCGCGTGTATACTGCAAGAGATGAAGATGCGTTGCATTTCCAAACCTATTCCAGGGCGTATAACAGCCTTTTTGCTTTCAGCTCTTTAGGGGGCACTtttgagaaagaaaagaaaaaataaatattCGTTTTCAAGGCACAGGGACAGGTTTATCATTACTTGCCTGATTTAATACCTATGGATAGCATTCCAAGATATTTACAACTATACTTCTATGATGGTCAGCATGAAAAGGAAAACAGATTAGAGGTGTTCCCTAATTTAAATGAACAGATCATCACTTCACTCATGGGCCTCATGGATGATAATCCCTATGGGAAGTTTTTCCGATCATTGAAAGAGATAGAGGTGACTGAGAATACGAAAATAGTTTTAAGCACTGATCCAGCCACTGATCAACGTGTATATAATGCGCCAACATCTGACGAGGTGGCTGTTGTTTGGTCGGATAATACAGCTATGCAAGGGAATAAAGGTCCTCATATAATTGCATATGGAAGGGGAGCAAACAACCATAGAATCAGGCATTTCTATGGCTGCTACGATCCTCTACAGTATCCTTTACTTTTGCCAAAAGATGATAGTGGCTGGCATCAGGGATTGAAGAAAATTTCAAGCCCAACCTTTAAAAGCCACTTAAATTCTACATTTCCAATGTCTGGATTTTCAGATGGAAGGGCCGAATCCCTTGTAGAAGCAGAGGTTGCAAGTAAGTAGATCTGTTACTGCACTTTGTAAACCGAAGTTGTGGAATTTCGTAGAGATGTAGAACACCTTTGACATTGTAATTTAGGTGTTCTAATTTACAAACTTTAAACATCAAATATGTCAGATGCTGCAAGGAGGCATACAAAGGCAGATAAGCGTATATCTTGCAGGGAATATTACGCATACAAGTTCCAGATAAGACATGGTAATCTTCTGATTAGAGGCGGGAGGCTATTTCAGCAGTTCATTGTAGACATGTATGTGAAGATTGAGAATACAAGGTTGGACATCTTGCGCTTGAATCAAGAGGCTATTCGGGCAGACCTGTATCAAGGAATTTTAGATACACTAGAGCTTGGCGAAATCAGTGCATGTAATGTAGGAAAGAGGATCGTACTACCACCCTCCTTTCTAGGAGGTCCTAGGGATATGAGGAGGAGGTATTTAAATGCAATGGCGCTTGTGCAGAAATATGGTAAACCGGATCTATTCCTAACCATAACGTGCAATCCAAACTGGCCTGAAATCAAAGTGGAGCTGGCGCCTGGAGGACTATCCCAAAATAGGCCTAATGTTGTCGCCAGGGTATTTCATGCTAAGCTTACTAGGCTTAGGAAGCTGATTCGGGAAAAAAAATATTTGGGGAAGTTGCTGCAATGATTAATGTCGTGGAATTTCAAAAGCGCGGCTTACCACATGCATATTTCCTGATCATCCTGAAATCTGGATACAAGATCACATCCCCAGAGAATTTTGATAAATATGTTTCTGCATAGATTCCTACAAATGATAACCCACGCCTAAAAGTTGCTGTATTAAGACACATGATGCATGGGCCATGTGGTGATGACTTCCCCAAGAATGTGTGTATGAAAATCAAGGATGGGAAGCGGATTTGTGAAAAAAAATATCCCAAGAGCTTTAGGGACTTCACAACAAATGGAAAAGACTCATATCCATTGTATAAGCGCAAGAACACAGGTGAAACTGTGTTGGTTAGGAAAGCTAACATGGATAACAGATCTGTCGTTCCTTACAATCCTTATTTGTTGGTGATGTTTGACTGCCACTTGAATGTAGAAGTCTGCTCTACTATTAATGCAGTCAAATATTTgtataaatacgtaaataaaggTCATGATCGTATTTTGTTCAACGTCACAAATAGCACTGCCTCTATGTTAGTGGACAAAATAGAAAAGTACCAGTCGGGTAGGTGGGTGTCACCCCCAGAGGCAGCATGGAGAATTTTTGGATTCAACCTCTTTGATACATACCCGCCTGTGCAGCCTTTTCCAGTGCACATACCTAATGGCCAAACTGTTCGCTTTTCAGAAAATGAGGTTCTAGCAAACGTGGTGGCTAATGGGGAAAGAACAAAAACCATGCTTACAGAATTTTTTCGAACAAATATGGGGCTACAGGAAGGGCAAAAGTATTTGTATAGTGAATTTCCACAGCATTTTGTATGGAATGATCAGAAAAAATTCTAGAAACCCAGGGATCGCGGTGTTGTGATTGGACGAGTAGCACACGCTTCTCCTGGAGAGGGGGAGCGATATTACTTGAGGTTGCTGTTAGCACATGTTAGAGGGCCTCAGTCTTTTGAAGATTTAAAAACAGTCAACGGAGTTTGATGTGTGTCGTTTCAAGAAGCTGCGTTAAAGAGGGGAGTGCTGGAGCAAGATAATATAGCAGATATGTGTATGGATGAGGCTGTCCAGGTAGAAATGCCAAATGCTCTGAGAAGGTTATTTGCAACTATTCTAATTTTCAGCTGTCCAAACAACCCTACCGAGTTTTGGTCAAAATATTATCAATCACTTTCTAAGGATTATAAACGGCAGTTTCCTTACGAGCCTACCAAAATATTGCAGGAAACTGCAGCTAAGGTTGAGCAATTTTTGGAGGGCATGgggaaaactgtaatactacggttttatgagtctctgggtactctatcgagtgggccttactctgttgagtaagagtgttttgttttacgaaacagtattctgtctgtagggtactcgatcgagtagccttggcactcgatcgagtaaggggcactcgatcgagtacattacttactcgatcgagtaagtcggttagcgggttatgttttgtcgggttttgttaataatgcggattagtatatatattatgtcgtcatcattcctaaacacttttataaacctaatacactcaaaaaggagattcaaactacgttgtt from Silene latifolia isolate original U9 population chromosome 3, ASM4854445v1, whole genome shotgun sequence harbors:
- the LOC141649285 gene encoding uncharacterized protein LOC141649285; this translates as MDSIPRYLQLYFYDGQHEKENRLEVFPNLNEQIITSLMGLMDDNPYGKFFRSLKEIEVTENTKIVLSTDPATDQRVYNAPTSDEVAVVWSDNTAMQGNKGPHIIAYGRGANNHRIRHFYGCYDPLQYPLLLPKDDSGWHQGLKKISSPTFKSHLNSTFPMSGFSDGRAESLVEAEVANAARRHTKADKRISCREYYAYKFQIRHGNLLIRGGRLFQQFIVDMYVKIENTRLDILRLNQEAIRADLYQGILDTLELGEISACNVGKRIVLPPSFLGGPRDMRRRYLNAMALVQKYGKPDLFLTITCNPNWPEIKVELAPGGLSQNRPNVVARIPTNDNPRLKVAVLRHMMHGPCGDDFPKNVCMKIKDGKRICEKKYPKSFRDFTTNGKDSYPLYKRKNTGETVLVRKANMDNRSVVPYNPYLLVMFDCHLNVEVCSTINAVKYLYKYVNKGHDRILFNVTNSTASMLVDKIEKYQSGRWVSPPEAAWRIFGFNLFDTYPPVQPFPVHIPNGQTVRFSENEVLANVVANGERTKTMLTEFFRTNMGLQEGQKYLYSEFPQHFVWNDQKKF